The DNA region GCAGATGAGCCTTCCTGGGGATTAATGTGTGCTGATGAGCTCATTAGAGCCAAAGCTTTTGTGCTGGTTATTAGCCAGATCTCGCTCACCTTTGTTTAGTTTGTTGGCCGGTTGCTCGGCTCTGTAATTGTGTCACAGAAGAGGATTCAAAATTAGAAAGTGTGACGTTGGGGTTTATTTTCGAGGCAGGTGTTATTTCATCAGTACGACATTGAACGGGAAAAAGGTGTCCTGCCACTTTGGTCCATCGCCCGCTGGACAACAGGCATTTAAGTGCGGCCACCCCCCACTCGCTGTTCACTGGCAGctgaaaatgttcaaaaaatACGTTTGTAGTCAAAGTGGATGGACAGGTGGCCTCAGATGAGCAgcttttaatgattttaacgGGGGTGGAAACCTGGAAAAGATGATTATTTCGAACGTGAAGGTCCAGGTGCTTGTCAGTAATGCAGATAGACGGTTGCAACCATAAAATCGCTTTGAGGGGTGTCGCTTCTCTTTAGGCTGTGAACTGCTGTCAGTCCTGGTTTCTCTATGGAACTAGCTGATATCTAAAGGTGCCAGTCATTATATATTCTGATGTGGCCGTGCTCCTCCCCAGCAATCCTCCACACAGTCAGGAGTCTCATCACCTGCTTGTTCCTCTGTGGAGGCACGATAATGAGTCCCGTTCCCGGATACGCGTCCTTGCCCTTGagtgtcctgctgcagcagcgaaTACGTCGGCGTGTCGTGGCCGACTGACGCAGACGCTGCAGAAACAAGCCTGGTCAGTTGTGTCCCAGCACGCCCGTCCTGCTCAAACACCAGCTCGGCCCCTGAGGCTCACGCCGGACACGACGATCATGGGACCGTCCGAGGTTTACGGCGAATGCGGTTGAATACTACGTTATTGTAAAGGATGTAAAATCCATCCGACCTAAATTTATCATTAACGATGCATTTAGAGCCACTCAACTCTGGATCCGCGAGTGCTTTGATGGTAACTGTAAAGTTGCTGTAAAGCTACACCGGCTGATTTTACTGGCGTAAATGTGCCCCCAGTCACAGTTACGTGGCCGGTCAAAGAGCCTGGGTGATCCACTGACCCAGATCCTgctctgacctgtctgtctgtctgtctcccacCCTCCACCAGGCATCGTCTCCATCATGACCCTGGCTGCGCTGGCCTACGAGCGCTACATCCGGGTGGTCCACGCTCAGGTGGTAGATTTCCCCTGGGCGTGGCGGGCCATCGGCCACATCTGGCTGTACGCCCTGGCCTGGACAGGAGCCCCTCTGCTGGGCTGGAACCGCTACACTCTGGAGATCCACCGGCTGGGCTGTTCTCTGGACTGGGCTTCTAAAGACCCAAACGAtgcctccttcatcctcttGTTCCTCCTCGCTTGTTTCTTTGTCCCTGTGGGCATCATGATCTACTGCTACGGGAACATCCTCTATGCAGTCCAGATGGTGAGTCCTGGGGGCGTTGGCCTCACTTCTTTCCTCTTTAAAACCCTGTCAATTATTGGAGTcacatttctcaataaaatCTGGCGAGTAAATGTTAAGTAGTTACATGTAAATATTTAACAGGATTTTGTGGAATGTGAAACGACGGTAGCGTAAAACCCATGAATCTTCAACGTTGGCAGATTTTGCATCGTTGTACTCACCTCGTTCCTTTTGCAGATTTATACCTGATATTTCCAAAAGCTTAAGCTAGAACATTAAAGTGGCACGTGCACGTTCCCCACCTTGCTCGAGGACACAGTCGCCTCTGGAATTGAACCAGCCACTTTTGTCTGTAAATTTGCAaactaaataaatgattaaGTTATTTCAGGACCTTATTTCCACCAACTGTCTTGAGTGCTTCATCAGAAAACGCTGCTTACattaaagtaccaatttcatcCGACTAGAATGTGTATTTTACTTTAGTTATAGGTTTTtaatcatatatatatatgtgtgtgttttatttgggGTAGGAAGGACAaacctttattttaaatcacatattgggttaaatttaaatgtattcagGGTTTTATTGCTTTTAGCGCAGCTCTGTGGGCACTCAGACttgattttaataaaaagaaactcCCCGACTTTCAGCGGGCAACTGCTGCCCTTTGCTCTTCTTCCCTCTTTTTCGACTCCATTATGATAATTTGCTCCTCTGCCTTCAGGGTTTATCTGCCCCAGCACAGCACCAGTATTTCCATCCATTGTGTGCCGCTCCAGGCGGCAGCATTTATTCAACTTAAAGTGGCTCTTTAAAGAACTGGGATGTCAGCGGTTTAGACACGTTTGTGTTTCCCTTTCGGTCACTAGAGGGCGCCACACGTGATCCATCTCTGCTGTTGCACCTGCTGATGTATGTCCTGTGAGCATCTCTGAGGTCCTGTCACGCGTCATTACGTTTTGTCTAAAGTGGCATACAGAGACCAATCGAGCCGCCATGTAAATGAGACCGATGTGAATAAAATACCAGCTTACAGTCCACAGCTACCTGGTACAACtaccagagcagagctgtggagagggagggaggtggagaaaTAGATGTGCTCTCAGAGGAGCTGTGGCTTCGAGAGCTTTCTGAAGGGGGACAGGGTTGTTCCAGCTCTGACGGACCTCAGGAGGTTGTTCCACCATCGGGGAACGAGGTACGACAACAGTCTGGATTGTTGTGTCGGAAGAGTCGGCTTTGCCAGACGATGATCGTGTTTGGGAGGCAGCAGACAAAGAGATAACGGGGATCCACAGGAGCAGAACAATTCAGTTGACATCAATTTTGATGTCAGTGTTGAATGGGCCAGTTAGCCAGGAAAGCCAAGAGCTGAGTTGGAGGTGAGGAGCTCTTGTCTGAGTCTGAGGGTTCATGGCAGGTAACGCTGGGTGTCGTCTGCATAGAAGCACTATGAAAACCCATGCGTGCAAATAATTACGCCGTTTTTTTTCGAATATTGTTCCCTTCTGAGTGAGCAGGTGGACGTGCAAGAGGCAGAAGAACACCGAGATCTCAGCCCTGCTTGGTTAGCCTAGCTTCAGTTAGCATGCGCAGGTGTACTTGCAGATCCTAAGAACCCAAGAAGGTCCTCAGTCAACAGGCTCTGATCATGAGCTTAAGAGACTCATGCTAGAGGCTGGAGCATGGAATGATTGTTGACGGGTATTTGGGAGGCTGTTGGCGATGTTGTGGTTGGGACACAATATCAGGAGGGAAGGAAGATTTAATGGAGAAAATGAATGTTGCAATAATATTGCATGTTACAGTGAGTTTCATCCTTTGTTAAATAGGTTTAATTGTTATATTAAAGCTTATATCACTGGCTCATTAGCCCAGAACATTCAACCTAACCCCTTTTATCATTTAAATCCATCTAGAACCTTAAACCAAGAGGATGGAACAACACTAGGGAAAGACTGTTAAAGAGCACCAGCACTTAAATATGCCAGGAGGGTGCGGACCATTAAACAGACCGGTACAGCGTTGGTACGCTGGGAGGTGACAAAATGGAGGATTAATCCAGTAAACGTGgattaaacacagaaaatagaACAATTTAACGTAACATTTAAATACAGGTGGCCTGATAACAAGAGTGACTACAAACGGAGACCCTCATTTAAAAAGATTGTCACTTAACGACAAACTGCTGGTACAacgaataaaaaaaagaatcacgGTCATGAAAATCAAAAAAAGATCTAGAGAATTGTTACCCTCAGAAATGGGACTCCTGCTGCCCAGAGGGAACATTTCAGACGTGTGTGAGGACTTATTCTGGCCGCACATCCAGTTTTTAATGCTCCTCCTGACATCCTGAGTCACATGACTAGGCCAGGAGACCCCCTCACCCTCTGCTGTTTCTTTTGTAGATCCGCtccatccaggacctgcagACAGTTCAGATCATCAAGATCTTGCGGTATGAGAAGAAGGTCTCCGTTATGTTTTTCCTGATgatctcctgcttcctgctgtgctgGACGCCGTACGCCGTGGTGTCAATGATGGTGGCTTTTGGCAGGAGGAGCATGGTGTCTCCGACGATGGCCATCATTCCATCGTTCTTCGCCAAATCCAGCACAGCCTACAACCCCCTCATCTACGTGTTCATGAGCAGAAAGGTTGGTTTCTGAAGGTCCTGACCATAGCTCACTGTCATCAGAACCTACTTCGAATGATCTCCCCTGTGTTAGCTACAGCTAGCTACAGCGCTATAATGGCAGCTTTAATTACTAATATTGATAGTTTGCTCACGTAGCAAATAACTCAACGTGGAACATCTATAACTGATGTGTTGCCCCGCGGCTAACCATGAACAGCAACATAAAAAACTCGTTATTcaagggggggaaaaacacgGTACGTTTCCTTCTGAATCGCGTGGATGGAGACGGGCGGAGAATGAAAGGACGGAGGCGTTGAGACGCTTTTCCATCTGAATTTGAAGTTAATGACGTGCCCCTTTTGCTCTGGACTTCCCTCTCTGGGTTTCTGCCTCCAGCATCAGTCGGACGCCGCTGAGTGTTGGGATTATTGTCTGGCTCAGATGAACCATGTGTATTTTCAGGTTTCACCCAGAGCAGAATTGAATATGGAGCAAATATCAATAAGGCAAATCAATGTTAACTCAACTGAGGCTGATACTGTGGTCTCTCCTGATGTGTTCTTTATTagtttaaaatagaaaaagcaGCTTTGTCCAGTTGAATTTGATTGAAATAGTTGCTTTTCCAAACAGCGTTGGGCTAAAAGGAGCCTGCTCTCGTGTTCCCACCACAGTTCAGGCactgcctgctgcagctgctctgctcccgGCTCTCTTGGCTGCAGCGCAGCCTCAAAGAACGGCCCCTCGCTCCGGTCCAGCGCCCCATCCGGCCCATCGTCATGTCCCGGCCTTGCGGCAAGGGGAACCGACCCAAGAAGAAGGTGACGTttagctcctcctccatcgtcttcatcatcaccagcgACGACTTTGGTCAGCTGGACGTGACCTCTAAATCGGGGGATTCCGCGGACGTTAACGCCATCCAGGTGAGGCCGCTGTGATCCACAGCTCTGGACCtgtgcgcccccccccacatctgAGCAAGCCTTAAGCGCTGATCTCAGCCCACCTTCTGGGACCCCTGTGCCCCCACCCTGGTGACAGACCTGTAAATACTGTCAGAGCAGCGTCCCAGTCTTTCAGTGTGACACCCCCATGTAAACCTGTCAGCCTGTAGTGGACAGGTAGTCACATGTGTCCCCTAGAATAAACACTGGTGTGTCCCACTGTCCACCTGCACATCTGTGGATCAGGACCATGATTCTTGTGGTTGGTACCCAACTGTAGGAGTGTAAAATGGAAGAAGACGCCTGAGATCCTTGATTACAACGCTGAATATCTAAAACGTGTGTATGCATTCAATAAAGAGATGCTATTTTCAGCTACCTAGCTTGTGTACGTGATTTAATTTTGGCCTAAATCTCCAGCGCGGCGCGAGCGTTTGCTGTGAAATGACATCTAATTTATATGTATGAGGACGACGGGAGCATAATTAGACGAGTCGCCCCGGAGATTCCGTCCGTAACCTCCTGGGATGTCGGCTCGGAATAGATTTGATGAATAGATCCAGATGATTAGACTCTCATTCATTGAGGATGTTTGACGTGAGCCGCCTCCTTCCTTAAGGTATCACTTCCCCCGCTGAAAACCACACTTGCTTCCAACCTGCAGCACGTTCATAACAGAAGCTAATGGTTGTGTCCCGGCAGGAGACCAACAAAGATGCGTAGAAGTTCTCatcagctgccccccccacccccactgaaAATGGTTCATTACAGCTCTCGGCTCATTACATCCTTCGTTCTGATAAACAAAGACGGTGGCATAAAGGAAGATCGTTACAGGGAAGCTTTAGTTTTAGCTGAAAGGAGATAAACACGTTCATTTATTGCTTGgcttcaatcaatcaaacatAGACATCATGTGGGTCTGTGGTCAGCGAGACACTTTCAGGCTCCGGAGAAACTTGCAGACGCTGTGAAAATGATCCAATTTGAAGGCTTGAAAAACTCCCCGATGGTTTCCTTCAATTAAGGACTAATTATCTGAAATTATCAGTCAATCTGAGTGATCGTTTGGATTCGGGGTGATTACAGAGGCTCATTAATCGGCGTGTTCGCCGTGAGCTTCAGTCAAACTCTGATTAAAGGTCTGACTCTCGTGTCACCCACGTGTTTCACGCTTTATGCTTCGACTGGCTTGATTGACGGGAGGTGGCGTTCACGCCGCCCCGACCGCCATCAGTCGGCTCCACAGTTTCTCAGCCGGGCCGGCGAGCTTGTTGACGTCGGGAGGATTTTTAATGAGTACGCAGGCGACTCCCAACGCTGCCCCGGTCGCTCCCAACAACAGGCCGCCGTTAATCACCTGCGGAGAAGAACGCCACCGGTCACCGAGCTTTTAATTCTCCAATTATGGCAACAGCAAAGGGCGACGACACATTCCCAGCTGTCCAGGTCACGAATGTTGAGGTGCAGAAAGTGAGACAAATCGACATTTAAaagctcatcacacacacacacacacagagagaagatgAGCCTGTCAGTGCTCTGGACTGTGATTAACCTTGGAGCCAGGAGAGCACTCCAGACCCAGCAACACCTCCAGCTGAAAGCTTTTTACACCCAGGACAGAACCCTAAACACCAGGTCGGTAATGCTAAGAACAGCAGCCGTGAGGAGCAGCGAGGAGTGGTCTGACCTTTACGCTGAAGAGAACAGACAACCAGGACACCAGAACCCCGGGAGGTGAGCATTTATGTTCATCTGTGTGCCACTAAGGACCCATAAGGTGGTCTAACCTCTCTGGAGACCCTCCAGTCTTCACCCTGCTGCAGGCTAAGCAGAAGCTATCAATCCCAGTTTACTCTGGTTAGCTGCTCCATGGTGctaagcttgtgtgtgtgtgtctgactctGTCCTACAGGATTTAATGTCCAAATGTCCAGCAGTGTTGGACCTTCTTGTCCTCACTGTCTCCGAGGTTATCTGCTCAGAAAAGCTCTCGGTCCTGTCTTTTTACCTTGTTTTGCCAGTGCCAGCGCTCCACGGCTTCATGGTAAGGTGTTCGAGTGAAGGTGACCTGTGAAGGATAAAAATGTCCCTGTGACGTCCAGTCTGAGGTGACAACGCTGCTGAAGCCACGGCGGGGTGGGACTAACCATTGTATAAAGAGGAATGATTGTCTTTGGCATGATGGCATACAGGAAGCTATCAAGGAGCTTCCTGAAGAGGAACCACC from Takifugu rubripes chromosome 4, fTakRub1.2, whole genome shotgun sequence includes:
- the opn3 gene encoding opsin-3 isoform X1, producing the protein MNPANGSRSERSAEQLLFSGDTYRVLAFTIGTIGAFGFCNNFVVLALYCRFKRLRTPTNLLLVNISLSDLLVSLFGINFTFAACVQGRWTWTQATCVWDGFSNSLFGIVSIMTLAALAYERYIRVVHAQVVDFPWAWRAIGHIWLYALAWTGAPLLGWNRYTLEIHRLGCSLDWASKDPNDASFILLFLLACFFVPVGIMIYCYGNILYAVQMIRSIQDLQTVQIIKILRYEKKVSVMFFLMISCFLLCWTPYAVVSMMVAFGRRSMVSPTMAIIPSFFAKSSTAYNPLIYVFMSRKFRHCLLQLLCSRLSWLQRSLKERPLAPVQRPIRPIVMSRPCGKGNRPKKKVTFSSSSIVFIITSDDFGQLDVTSKSGDSADVNAIQVRPL
- the opn3 gene encoding opsin-3 isoform X2 → MNPANGSRSERSAEQLLFSGDTYRVLAFTIGTIGAFGFCNNFVVLALYCRFKRLRTPTNLLLVNISLSDLLVSLFGINFTFAACVQGRWTWTQATCVWDGFSNSLFGIVSIMTLAALAYERYIRVVHAQVVDFPWAWRAIGHIWLYALAWTGAPLLGWNRYTLEIHRLGCSLDWASKDPNDASFILLFLLACFFVPVGIMIYCYGNILYAVQMIRSIQDLQTVQIIKILRYEKKVSVMFFLMISCFLLCWTPYAVVSMMVAFGRRSMVSPTMAIIPSFFAKSSTAYNPLIYVFMSRKRWAKRSLLSCSHHSSGTACCSCSAPGSLGCSAASKNGPSLRSSAPSGPSSCPGLAARGTDPRRR